Proteins co-encoded in one Nitrospira sp. genomic window:
- a CDS encoding N-acetylmuramoyl-L-alanine amidase, protein MSDPINYYFRLPKSKRPNEVVLNEPWYPGVQPYWSNCTTKRSVDPIMGVVAVVIHATAGSSSAGAISVMKRSNNPASFHWLVPDEDEPQHGELVWACVPEALAAWHVRNAVSHPDVNDSETRVNHWSLGIEVVNRQENDPFSSWQVEATARIVRYCWAKYPNLTYVVSHAKLDPTRRTDPGTQFDWERFKSLVLKGEAEPVPMLVRRAIPLSKVKTTKSARCCDTGRPLVKRRPRRRVSSRARGKRRR, encoded by the coding sequence ATGTCTGATCCGATCAACTACTACTTCAGACTCCCGAAGTCGAAGCGCCCCAATGAAGTGGTGCTTAACGAACCCTGGTACCCTGGTGTTCAACCCTACTGGTCGAACTGCACAACCAAACGATCTGTCGATCCGATCATGGGCGTAGTAGCAGTCGTGATTCACGCCACGGCCGGATCCTCGTCGGCGGGGGCGATCTCCGTCATGAAGAGGTCGAACAATCCGGCTTCATTTCATTGGTTGGTGCCGGATGAGGACGAACCGCAGCACGGTGAGCTCGTGTGGGCCTGTGTTCCGGAAGCGCTTGCGGCCTGGCACGTACGGAATGCGGTATCTCATCCGGATGTCAATGATAGCGAAACCCGAGTGAATCACTGGTCGCTCGGCATTGAGGTGGTGAACCGTCAGGAGAACGATCCCTTCTCTTCCTGGCAAGTTGAAGCCACCGCCCGAATCGTTCGCTACTGTTGGGCGAAGTACCCGAATCTCACGTATGTCGTGTCGCATGCGAAACTCGATCCCACCCGACGGACCGACCCAGGCACTCAGTTCGACTGGGAACGCTTTAAGAGTTTGGTCCTCAAAGGTGAGGCAGAACCAGTCCCAATGTTGGTTAGACGAGCGATACCCCTCTCAAAGGTGAAGACCACAAAGTCCGCACGCTGTTGTGACACTGGTCGTCCACTAGTGAAACGACGACCCAGGCGCCGCGTGAGCTCCCGTGCGAGAGGTAAAAGGCGCAGATAA
- a CDS encoding DUF6519 domain-containing protein gives MKGDFSRLTFDKEKQFSRVLMQQGRVQLDADWNEQVAIFLESIRTLTRDVIGPHGGTTDTSFKIEPGEKGFLIKKGRYYVQGIGCINDDAQAYDQQKNYPLSESEKIKAGMYLVYLDVWERHVSVAEDDCIREVALGGAETTSRGQVIWQVKTLRLDDKDADHVRSQKRALQCMEKAEAVWPRNPQGVQERRKQFARYALQEVLNKQLRNKSNVQLRSRVKRAYEFASDANREPEFPYRGIENQLYRVEIHRGTAGEQPGVTFKWSRDNGSFACPIQAMAGLNVTLSYFGTDSRGGLNIDDWVEIVDDRDVLRGVPGVLHQIENIDLRGMDTLITLKANAGPERQYGEKDPYHPVLRRWDHSDRNGELNDGAVLVREKRTDDAWIELENGIEIQFSSQTNGKATEYRSGDYWLIPARTAKSDIEWPQTIDGNGKSTPAEQEPFGIDHHYAPLAFITSEDDGRICVEHDCRYVVTPIGLPVGPPLRPPVGLNVLALTLAGALLGVVWFGVEYLPKYLPIGTDSFLRLFIYTGIGGIFGFVLSSLYNVFLQWLAPSGQSQE, from the coding sequence ATGAAAGGTGATTTCTCTCGACTGACCTTCGATAAGGAGAAACAGTTCTCGCGCGTGCTTATGCAGCAGGGGCGTGTTCAGCTTGATGCGGATTGGAATGAGCAGGTCGCTATTTTCTTGGAGTCGATACGCACGTTGACCAGGGATGTGATCGGACCGCATGGAGGCACGACGGATACTAGTTTCAAGATTGAGCCCGGTGAAAAGGGCTTCCTCATTAAGAAGGGGCGCTATTATGTTCAGGGAATAGGATGCATAAATGATGACGCCCAAGCGTACGACCAGCAGAAGAATTATCCTCTTTCTGAGTCCGAGAAGATCAAAGCTGGAATGTATTTGGTCTATCTCGATGTCTGGGAGCGCCATGTGTCTGTCGCAGAGGATGATTGCATTCGTGAGGTGGCGCTGGGCGGTGCTGAGACGACATCGCGTGGGCAGGTCATTTGGCAAGTCAAGACTCTTCGGCTCGACGACAAGGATGCCGACCATGTTCGCTCGCAAAAGAGAGCCTTGCAGTGCATGGAAAAGGCTGAAGCGGTATGGCCGCGCAATCCTCAGGGGGTGCAAGAAAGAAGGAAACAGTTCGCACGTTATGCTCTGCAAGAAGTATTGAATAAGCAGCTCCGGAATAAGAGTAACGTACAGCTCCGCTCGCGGGTCAAGCGTGCCTACGAGTTTGCCTCGGATGCCAATCGAGAGCCAGAATTCCCATACCGAGGCATCGAGAATCAGCTTTACCGTGTTGAGATCCATAGAGGAACTGCCGGTGAACAACCTGGCGTCACCTTCAAGTGGTCAAGAGACAACGGCTCATTCGCCTGTCCCATTCAAGCGATGGCCGGATTGAACGTCACCTTAAGCTATTTTGGAACCGACAGCCGAGGTGGATTGAACATCGATGATTGGGTAGAGATCGTAGATGATCGAGATGTCCTCAGAGGGGTTCCCGGGGTTTTGCACCAAATAGAAAACATCGACTTGAGAGGGATGGATACGCTCATAACACTCAAGGCCAATGCTGGGCCTGAACGTCAGTATGGTGAGAAAGATCCCTACCATCCAGTGCTGCGCCGGTGGGACCACAGCGATCGCAATGGGGAGCTGAATGACGGCGCTGTTCTCGTGCGGGAGAAAAGGACTGACGATGCCTGGATCGAGCTCGAGAATGGCATCGAGATCCAATTTAGCAGCCAGACTAATGGAAAAGCGACGGAGTATAGGAGCGGAGACTATTGGTTGATTCCAGCTCGAACCGCGAAGAGTGACATTGAGTGGCCCCAGACTATTGATGGGAACGGTAAATCTACTCCGGCGGAGCAGGAACCATTCGGAATCGACCATCACTACGCGCCGCTCGCTTTTATTACTTCTGAAGATGATGGACGGATTTGTGTCGAACACGATTGCCGATATGTTGTTACCCCTATTGGGCTTCCTGTAGGACCTCCGCTCAGACCCCCGGTTGGTCTTAATGTTCTTGCCCTGACTCTTGCTGGTGCCCTACTTGGGGTGGTCTGGTTTGGAGTGGAATACTTGCCGAAATACTTACCTATAGGAACGGATAGTTTCTTACGATTGTTTATCTATACAGGCATCGGGGGGATTTTTGGATTCGTCCTCTCCAGCCTATACAATGTATTTCTCCAGTGGCTAGCGCCGTCAGGGCAATCGCAGGAATGA